The sequence below is a genomic window from Anaeromyxobacter diazotrophicus.
CGCCGGTCCCGCCCCGGGCGAGCGCCTCGCGGGCGAGCCAGTCGATCCGGCGGGCGGCCTCGCCGTACGGGAGCCCCTCCGGGCGGATGTTCGAGACGCAGTTGCGCTCCGCGTCGGAGCGGCCGGGCCGCGGGTCGGAGGTGAGGTAGACGCCGAGGCTGTCCGGCGACGAGAGGCCGGGGCGTTCGCCGATGAGCACCGCCACCAGCCGCGCGCCGAGCGCCGCGCCGACCGCGTCGCCGAGCGCCACGCGGGCCTGGAGGGCGACCACCACCGGGGCCGCCTCCCAGCGCTCCGGCGCGAGCGACCGCAGCGCGCCGAGGAGCGGCGGCGCGTGGCGCTGCGCCGCGACCGCGGACAGCCCGTCCGCGACGACGACCGCGACCGCGGGCGCAGCCGCCGGCCTCGGCAGCGCCTCGGCGGCGCCGTCCGAGAGCCTGCGGCCGAGATCGGGCCGGGCGAGGTACGCGGCGCGCTCCGGCGCGGCGCTGCGGACCACCGGCGCTTCGACGCCCATCGCGCGGAGCGCGACGTCCAGGGCGGCGAGGTCGAGCAGAGCGTGGACGGCGTCCCGCGCCCGGGCGTGCGCGAGCGCGAGCGCCAGCACCTCCCGGGTGGGCAGGCTCGGTCCCGCGCGCCCGAGGCCGATGCGGGCGGGCGTGTAGCGGCGGAGCTGCGCCAGCGGCCCGTCGCCTCCGGGGGGCGCGAGGGGCGCGCTCACGGCCGCCCGAGCTCCAGCGCCGCGGCGAGGAGCCGGCTCCCCTGCCCCGGCGCCCGCGGCATCCCGGCCGCGTCGGCGAGCGCCATCCGCTCGAGCCACGCCTCGAACTCGGGCGCGCGGCGCAGCCCGAGCAGGGCGCGCAGGTAGAGGGCGTCGTGGAACGAGGTGCTCTGGTAGTTGAGCATCACGTCGTCGGAGCCAGGCACGCCCATGACGAAGGTGACGCCGGCCGCGCCGAGCAGCGTGAGCAGCACGTCCATGTCGTCGGAGTCGGCCTCGGCGTGGTTCGTGTAGCAGACGTCCACCCCGAGCGGCAGCCCGAGCAGCTTCCCGCAGAAGTGGTCCTCGAGCCCAGCGCGGATGATCTGCTTGCCGTCGTACAGGTACTCCGGGCCGATGAAGCCCACCACCGAGTTCACCAGGAGGGGGCCGAAGGCGCGGGCGACCCCGTAGGCGCGCGCCTCGAGCGTCTGCTGGTCGACGCCGCCGTGCGCGCCGGCCGAGAGCGCGCTGCCCTGCCCGGTCTCGAAGTACATGACGTCGTCGCCGACCGTCCCTCGCCGGAGCGCGCGCGCCGCCTCCCGCGCCTCCGCGAGGAGCGCCAGCGACACGCCGAAGCTGCGGTTCGCCGCCTCGGTCCCGGCGATGGACTGGAAGACGAGGTCCACCGGCGCGCCCGCCGCCATGGCGCGGAGCTGGGTCGTGACGTGGGTGAGGACGCAGGTCTGGGTCGGGATGTCGAGGCGGCGGACGAGCTCGTCCAGCATCCGCCACAGCTCGCCCAGCCCGGCGAGGCCGTCGCTGGCGGGGTTCACGCCGATCACGGCGTCGCCCGCGCCGAGCAGCAACCCGTCCAGCACCGACGCCGCGATGCCGCGCGGGTCGTCCGTCGGGTGGTTCGGCTGGAGCCGCACCGAGAGCCGCCCGGGCAGGCCGATCGTGCTCCGGAACCGCGTCACGACGCGGCACTTCCGCGCCACCAGCACGAGGTCCTGGTTGCGCATCAGCTTCGAGACCGCCGCCGCCATCTCGGGCGTGATGCCCGGCGCCGCGCGGGCGAGCTCCGCCTCGCCGGTGGCGTCGTCGAGGAGCCACTCCCGGAAGCCGCCCACGGTGAGGTGCGCGAGGGGGGCGAACGCGGCCGCGTCGTGCCGGTCCTGGATGAGCCGGGTGACCTCGTCCTCCTCGTAGGGCACCACCGCCTCGCGGAGGAAGGTGGAGAGCGGCAGATCCGCGAGCGCCATCCGGGCCGCCACGCGCTCCTCCGCGCTCCGCGCCGCGATCCCGGCCAGCGCGTCGCCCGAGCGGTGCGGCGTCGCCTTGGCGAGCAGCTCCCGGAGGTCCTCGAACCTCCAGGTCGTCCCGCCGGCGGCCTGCGCGTAGGGCATCACACTCCCACCCACTCGCCTAACGCGGCGGGCGAGCGGCCGCCGCAATCTCGACACGCGGCGAGCGCGCCACGGTAAGATCTTGCGGTGCGCCGATGGGTGAAGGGGACAGCCGTGATCGCCGTGCTGGCCCTCCTGGCCTTCGGCGCGCACTGGGCCTTCCGGCCGAGGAGCGCAGGCGCGCCGGCGCCGGTCCCGGCGATCGCGCCGGCCGCGCCTCAGGAGCGCCTCTCGCCCCCCCGGAAGTCCCCCCCGGTGGCGCGCGGGCCCCTCGTCGCCATGCTGCGTGCGCCGGGCTCCACCTCGGCGCAGCGCCCGGGGGGATCGCCAGGCGCAGCGGGCGCCGAGCCCGACCGCTGCCCGCGCACCGCTCGCCACCGCCCCGAGCCGGTCCACGTCGATGGAGCGGGAACGGCGCCCGCGGCCGGCGATTCGACCACCCCGGAGGCGGTGGAGCGCTACCTCGCGCAGCGCAGCCTCCAGCGGCAGCCCAAGTACCGGCTGGCGGCCGCGTCGACGGCCCTCTGGCTCTTCCGGGAGCTGCGCGCGCAGCTGGCCGCCGACCTCCGCACCGAGGATCTGGACCGGCGCCGCGGGATGGCGGGCCCGTCGCGGAGGGCCGAGCTCCTGGAGGAGCTGCAGCACGTCGATGAGGCGGCCGCGGCCGTACGCACCGAGATCGCGGACTCCGGGAGAGCGCCGCTCGGCTGCGAGGATCCCCTCGTGCAGAAGGCCGCCCTCTGCGCCGGATACCGGCAGCTGGGCGCCATCCCCGCCGGCAGCCCCGCCGAGGCCATCGATCGCTTCTGTTCCTCGGACGAGCTGCGCGCCCTCGCCGGCCTGGTGCGCCTCGGCGACCGGGTGCCGCACTGGGAGGTCGCCCCGCGGGCCCTCGTCCGCCTCGCCTACGAGCTCGACCGCGCCTACCTGGTGGCGCGCTCGGCCGAGGCCTGCCTCGCCTCGCGGCACCTGGCCTACGTCGAGGAGAAGCTGAGCGAGGCGCCGCTTCCCCAGCGCGCCGCGGCCGACGCGTTCCTGTACGCGATCCGGGACAGCCGGGCCGAGCTCGCCCAGAGCGGCCTCGAGCCGCTCCGCTGCGACGCGCCCGAGGTGCAGGGGGTCATCCGCTGCGTCGTCAACGCCCGCGTCCTCGGCCCGCTCGATCCGCGGTGCCACGCC
It includes:
- the eutC gene encoding ethanolamine ammonia-lyase subunit EutC; this encodes MSAPLAPPGGDGPLAQLRRYTPARIGLGRAGPSLPTREVLALALAHARARDAVHALLDLAALDVALRAMGVEAPVVRSAAPERAAYLARPDLGRRLSDGAAEALPRPAAAPAVAVVVADGLSAVAAQRHAPPLLGALRSLAPERWEAAPVVVALQARVALGDAVGAALGARLVAVLIGERPGLSSPDSLGVYLTSDPRPGRSDAERNCVSNIRPEGLPYGEAARRIDWLAREALARGGTGVALKDESDASASAGRQLE
- a CDS encoding ethanolamine ammonia-lyase subunit EutB is translated as MPYAQAAGGTTWRFEDLRELLAKATPHRSGDALAGIAARSAEERVAARMALADLPLSTFLREAVVPYEEDEVTRLIQDRHDAAAFAPLAHLTVGGFREWLLDDATGEAELARAAPGITPEMAAAVSKLMRNQDLVLVARKCRVVTRFRSTIGLPGRLSVRLQPNHPTDDPRGIAASVLDGLLLGAGDAVIGVNPASDGLAGLGELWRMLDELVRRLDIPTQTCVLTHVTTQLRAMAAGAPVDLVFQSIAGTEAANRSFGVSLALLAEAREAARALRRGTVGDDVMYFETGQGSALSAGAHGGVDQQTLEARAYGVARAFGPLLVNSVVGFIGPEYLYDGKQIIRAGLEDHFCGKLLGLPLGVDVCYTNHAEADSDDMDVLLTLLGAAGVTFVMGVPGSDDVMLNYQSTSFHDALYLRALLGLRRAPEFEAWLERMALADAAGMPRAPGQGSRLLAAALELGRP